AATTCCAGAGAATTATGTGCATAAAGATATAGAAGAGAATTTAAATAAATTAGGTTGGGGAGAATTGAAAGGATATGGGGGGGAGGCATTTAGCAACTACATAATAAAGCCAATATTAGAGGAACAACTAAAAATTATAAATGACCATATAGAAGAATACAAAGATGAATTTATTGAGAAAGCAATAAATAAACTAATGAATGAACCAAAACCAGAGGAGATTTTAGATTATATTAAAAATGGGGTATTAATAACTTTAGATAAAGGAAGGAAGGGGCAAATTTCCAATAGAGTTAAATTAATTGATTACAAAAATATTGAGAAAAATCTTTTTAACTATGCCCACGAACTAAAATTTAAAGGAAACGACAACATTATTCCAGATTTTACCCTATTTATTAATGGCATTCCAATAGTTATAATAGAGGCAAAAAGGGAATTTTCTGAAAAAGAAACTTATGAAGAGGCAATAAATCAAATAAATAGATATGAAAGAGATGCCCCAAAATTATTTAACTATGTGCAGTTTGCCATTGCTTATGGAGATGAAAAACTTTATGTTCCAACATATCCAAACGAAGAAAAAGAAGATAGATTTAAAAAGCCATACAAATGGAAAAATGAGAAAAAAGAGGAAGATATTTGGGATTTATTAAAAAGGGAGAGAGTTTTAGATATAATAAAGAACTTTATATTTTTTAGTAAAGACAGGGCTGGAAGAAAAACCAAAATTATCCCGAGATATATGCAATATTGGGCAGTAAAAAAAGCTTATGAAAGAATAACCAACTACCTAAACAATAAAGATTATAAAAATAGAGGGTTAGTTTGGCATTGGCAGGGAAGTGGAAAGACCTTTGAAATTTTATATTTGGCAGAACTATTTTATAATGAATTTAAAAATAAAGACCCTATTGTTTTTATAATGGTGGATAGGAGAGAATTGGAAAATCAATTTAATGATGATATTATAGCTTTACAAAATGCAACTTTTAAAGATAACTTCAAAAAAATTAACAGCGTTGAAGAACTTAAAGAAGTTTTAGAGAGAATAAAAAAGTCAGAAGAAAATCCAAATATTTCAGAGAAGGGCGTTTATTTAGTTATGATGCACAAATTTGATAAAAATAAATTAAAGGACTTTATAGAATCTTTTGGCTCAATTGATAAAAAAGAAATTTTGATTTTGAGGGATGAAGCCCACAGAACTGAATCAGGTAAATTTGCCACTTTAAGAAATAAGATTTTAAAAAATGCCATTGCTATTGGTTTTACAGGAACTCCAGTTCATAAAAAGGATATGAGCACATTTAAAGAATATGCCTATCCAAAAGAAGGAGAGTTTTATTTAGATAGGTTTTTTATTGAAGAATCGATAAAAGAGGGCTTTACTTTACCTTTAATTTGGAGAGTTGTCAGACCGAGGGATATAAAAGATATCTCAGAGGTAGAAATAAAAAACATTATAGAAAAATTGTTTGTTGATGAAGAAGATGCAGATAATATTGTTGTATCTAAAAAGGAAATTGCTGAGAAAATAAAATTATCTGATTTATTGAAAAGTGAAAGCAGTATAAAAGAGGCATCAAAATACATAGCAGAGCATATTTTAGAAGACACTGAAAACTTTAAATTTAAGGCGATGGTTGTAGCTCAAGATAGAAAATCATGCATTTTGTTTAAAAAATATTTAGACAAATATCTTAAAGAAAAAATAAAAGAGTATAATGAAGACTGGACTCAGGTTGTTATTACATATCTTCACAATGATGAGGTAGAGATTGAAAACTACAAAAAAATGGTTGAAGAGAAATATGGTAAAAATATAGAGGAATTAAATAAAGAATGGGCTGATAAATTTAAAACTTCAGATGAACCAAAAATTTTAATTGTCAATAGAAAATTATTAACCGGTTTTGATGCTCCAATATTAAAAACTATCTACATCCACCAATTTCTTAAAGATTATCTCTTACTTCAAGCGTCTGCAAGAGCCAACAGACCAGCAAAAAATAAAAAATATGGGCTTATTGTTGATTTAACGGGGATATTAATTGAAAACTACAAAAAGGCAATTGAGGATTATAACCTATACAGGGATGAGGCAATAAATAAGGATATTTTAAACAACTTATTTGTTGAGACATCAAAAATCTGGGAAACCTTCTTAAAGAAATTAGATGAATTTAAAGAGTTATTTAAGTTAATTGTAGGGATTGAGTTTGATGATTTCACTGCTAATTTAAAAAAACAGAAAGAAGCAGAGAAAGAATTTAAAAAAATTATAAGCAAAATTATTTTAAGTGATAAATTTGATTATTTCTATGCAAAACTTAGAGAACTTATTCAATTATTTGAGGCTGTTGGAGCTTATGGGGAAAAACTAAATTATTATGAAACCTATGAATGGCTGAAAATAATATCTGCTGGAATAAATAAGCAGATGAGACCTAAAAGTTATAAAATTCCATATAATCAAATAAAAAAGGAAGTAATAAAATATTTAGAGTTTGATAATTATACAGATATTGCCTCAATCTTAATAAATCCTCAACTATTGGAGAATTTAAAAAATAAAGATGAAATTAACATAATAGTTGCGGATATGATTTATTATGCTTTAGATACACTTCAAAATAAAAGAGAGCCAATATATAGGATGATATACAACAGGATAAACGAGCTAAAAAACGCATATATTTCAAAAACTAAAAAAAGCGAGCATGTAATTAATGAGCTAATAAATTGCTTAAATACATTAAAAACCTATGAAGAGGAAGAAAAAACATTATCAAAATCAGAAAAGGCAATAAAAAATATACTATTTTATTTAAAGAATGTAGAGAACTACAATATTAAAAAACTTCCATTAACTGAAAAGACCTTAAAAAATTTGGAAGATAAAAAATTAATAAAACCAAGTGATTTTGATAAAATTAAAAGATTTTTATTCGTTGATTTGAAAAATGCTATTAAAGAAACTGAAAAAAGAAGAAAAGTATCAAGCAAAATAGTTGAAGAGATTATTAAACCAATTTTTACTTAAATAAAAATTCTGTGATAGAATGAAAGATAGAAAAATGTTAAATGAAATATTGAGCGATACAATAAATGAACTAAACCTAAATGACAAAAAAACAAATATAAAAATTAAAATAAAGCCACTTAAAAGAAAAATCGCTTCTATCTCATTAACCAATAAAACAATTTATATAAATAAAAACATACTGCCCTATTTAAGTGATGAAGAAATAAAATTTATTTTAGCCCATGAACTTCTACATCTAAAATATGGAAAATATCATATAAATGAATTTGAAGAAGAACTTTTATTTTTATTTCCAAATAAAGAAGCAATTTTAACAAATCTTATAAACAAACTGCATCAGAAAAATAATAACAAGGAGTAAAATGTTATGTGGAAGGAATATATACTGAAGATGAGAGGAAATTATTATGAACGAAGAAAAAGCAATAAAAGAGTTCGTGAATGCATTAAAATCAAAATATAAAGGCAGAATTAAAAAAATTATATTATTCGGCAGTTATGCAAGGGGGGACTATACTGAAGAAAGCGATATTGACATTTTGATAGTTGGAGATGTGGATTTTGATTATGTCATTGATTTATGCACTAAACTGCTGTTAAAATATGGAGTTGTTATAAATGCAATTATTGAGAGTGAAGAGGTGTTTAACAAAAAAATAAACTGGTCATTCCATAGAAATGTTTTAGAAGAGGGGAGAGCGTTATATTAAATAACTTTAGGTGAGGGATGTGGAGAAGAAAGTTATAACAAATAAAGAATTTATTGATAGATTTGTTAAATGTTTGAAAAATGGAACAAAATTTGAATTAAAGGATTATGTTGTTGATGGGAATGTTGATATTTTAGAGATTTACAAAAAGATTAAAGAAGAAATCAAAGATAAGGAAAAATTAAAAGAGTTGATTGAAGAAAAAGATGATGTAATTTATGTTAAAATTAATATTGAAATACGCTCATCTTCGTTTAGGGTTACATATATAAATGATAAACTTAATATTGTAATCTTATGAGCGTCGAGGTATATAAATTATTCATACCAAAGGATGAAGAATGTATTGAAGTTATAAGAAGGGTTCGATGGGGTAATGGATATATTTGTCCATACTGTGGTTCGAAAGATGTTGTTTTAAAAGGTAAAGAAAGACGCAAACCCTACATCCAAAGATACAGATGTAACTCGTGTAAAAGACACTTCAACGATTTAACTGGAACGATATTTGCTAAAAAAACGAATAACTTTGGGAGAAATGTTTTATATAGCCAAAAATTTAGGAAACTCCTCAATCAATCAAATGTCTAAGGAATTGGGAAGAGATTATAGAACAGTTCATTCGTTTGCAAAAGAAATTATGGAGTTATCTGAAAAGGACAATCTTTTAAAAAAATTACTGGAAAAGAATTGGAGATAGATGAATTCTACGTTAATGCTGGAGATAAAGGCATTAAAAAAGAAAATAGTCGAAAAAGAGGTCTAAAAAGAAAAGGCAGAGGTACGTATAAAAGTGAAAGGCCTCCAATAATAACCCTATATAATCGAACGGACAAAAGAGTACTTACTTCCGTTGAAACGAATTTAAGCAAGACCAAAATTTGGAAAATGATTAGCGAGGTTAATTCAGACGATTTAATTGTTAATACAGACGAATATACCATTTACGAAAATTTAGAATCCCATCCAAAAGTATTTAAACATTTGACAGTTAATCATGCATCGAAAGAATACTCTAACGGCATCTCCCACGTTAATAACTGCGAATGCTTCCATTCGATAATCAAACCCCATTTAAGAAAACATCGAGGCATTAGTCGAAGAAATCTCCACTTATATGTAAGCTTCCATACATTTATCTATAACTATAAATCGAACTGGTTCTCTAAATTACTATCGCTTATATTATGTAATGATACTTGAAGATGAGCGATTGAAATAAATATTGAAAATGTTGTATTTAATGGTAATTTCATAATGTTCAAGATAGTAGAAAAAAATATAAGAATTAGAATTGTATTTGAGAAAAATGTTAATTTTAGGTATTCAATATTTAAAGGAGGAATTGATTTTAGGTGTTCAACATTTGAAGGAGAAGTTGATTTTTGGGGTTCAACATTTGAAGGAGGAGTTTATTTTATTTTTTCAACATTTAAAGAAGGAGTTTATTTTATTTTTTCAACATTTAAAGAAGGAGTTTATTTTATTTTTTCAACATTTAAAGGAGGAGTTTATTTTTGGGATTCAACATTTGAAGAAGAAGTTTATTTTTGGGGTTCAAAATTTAAAGGAGAAGTTGATTTCAGCAATTCATCTTTTAATATAGCAAAATTTGAAAAATCAACATTTAAATCCATAACTAAATTTACAGATATTTCATTTGGTCAGTTATCCTTTTTAGAAACAATTTTTGAGGACATTGTCTTTTTTAAAAAGAAAGAAAAAGATAAAGATAAAGGAATAGTAATTTTCAACTTGGTTAATTTTAAAGAGCCAGAAAATACAACATTTATCAATTTTTCGTTATCAAAAACATCTTTTTTATTAACGGATGTAAAAGACATAACAATAATTGCAGAAGCGGAGAAAATTTTAGATGATTATTTATTAAAATTTATAAAGGAAGAAAAAGAATTGTTTGACAAATTTAAAAATCTATTAAATGATATTAATGAATTAAATAATAAAAAGAATTATCCTTTTACTAATGAAAAAGAGTTGCAGGAATGCGAAAATAAACTAAAAGAAAAAAATCAAGAATTGGATGAATTAACCAACAAAATAAAAGAAAAAATAGACAAAAAATATGTTAATTTTGATAATACTAATCAATATAAGGAATTTTTAAGGGCTTTGGTAGATATTATTTCACCATATTTAAGAGAGGAAACAGTCCTAAAAGAATATAGAAATATAAGAAAATCTTTTGAGAACAATAGGACATTTGTTGAAGCTTCTGAATTATTTATTTATGAAATGGAGTTAATGAGAAAAATAGTTGTGCCAAATTATGAAAAATATAAAATTATTATTTGGATTTTAATAATTTTAATATCTGTATCATTACTATTTGGTTTGTATTTTACAATGATGCTAACACTATTAGTAATCTCGCTACTGGTGATTTCGTATATAGTCGCATACTTGGGGATTACAAAATATTTATTAAAAATCATAAAATATCTAAAAGAGCTTTTAGAAGGAATTTCATTTGATATATACAAAATAACATCAAACTATGGAGAATCAATAACAAAACCAATAATAATATCATTAATTTTTGTGTTGTTTGTATTTCCTATTTTACTACCGAACATTGACTTAAAAGCTTTTGATTCAGTAGGTTTGTATATCTATAATCACACACCAGAACCATTAAAAACTACAATGGCACATTATAATGAATTACTTGGGCAGACATTAAGAGCATTTTTCCAATTAGGAATAGATAAAGATATCATAAATTCAACTACTAATCCAATACAAAAAGAACAATTACAAACATTAGCAAGTTATGAATGGTTTATAAGAATCATCTCATT
The sequence above is a segment of the Methanotorris igneus Kol 5 genome. Coding sequences within it:
- a CDS encoding transposase gives rise to the protein MSVEVYKLFIPKDEECIEVIRRVRWGNGYICPYCGSKDVVLKGKERRKPYIQRYRCNSCKRHFNDLTGTIFAKKTNNFGRNVLYSQKFRKLLNQSNV
- a CDS encoding HsdR family type I site-specific deoxyribonuclease; translated protein: MPIPENYVHKDIEENLNKLGWGELKGYGGEAFSNYIIKPILEEQLKIINDHIEEYKDEFIEKAINKLMNEPKPEEILDYIKNGVLITLDKGRKGQISNRVKLIDYKNIEKNLFNYAHELKFKGNDNIIPDFTLFINGIPIVIIEAKREFSEKETYEEAINQINRYERDAPKLFNYVQFAIAYGDEKLYVPTYPNEEKEDRFKKPYKWKNEKKEEDIWDLLKRERVLDIIKNFIFFSKDRAGRKTKIIPRYMQYWAVKKAYERITNYLNNKDYKNRGLVWHWQGSGKTFEILYLAELFYNEFKNKDPIVFIMVDRRELENQFNDDIIALQNATFKDNFKKINSVEELKEVLERIKKSEENPNISEKGVYLVMMHKFDKNKLKDFIESFGSIDKKEILILRDEAHRTESGKFATLRNKILKNAIAIGFTGTPVHKKDMSTFKEYAYPKEGEFYLDRFFIEESIKEGFTLPLIWRVVRPRDIKDISEVEIKNIIEKLFVDEEDADNIVVSKKEIAEKIKLSDLLKSESSIKEASKYIAEHILEDTENFKFKAMVVAQDRKSCILFKKYLDKYLKEKIKEYNEDWTQVVITYLHNDEVEIENYKKMVEEKYGKNIEELNKEWADKFKTSDEPKILIVNRKLLTGFDAPILKTIYIHQFLKDYLLLQASARANRPAKNKKYGLIVDLTGILIENYKKAIEDYNLYRDEAINKDILNNLFVETSKIWETFLKKLDEFKELFKLIVGIEFDDFTANLKKQKEAEKEFKKIISKIILSDKFDYFYAKLRELIQLFEAVGAYGEKLNYYETYEWLKIISAGINKQMRPKSYKIPYNQIKKEVIKYLEFDNYTDIASILINPQLLENLKNKDEINIIVADMIYYALDTLQNKREPIYRMIYNRINELKNAYISKTKKSEHVINELINCLNTLKTYEEEEKTLSKSEKAIKNILFYLKNVENYNIKKLPLTEKTLKNLEDKKLIKPSDFDKIKRFLFVDLKNAIKETEKRRKVSSKIVEEIIKPIFT
- a CDS encoding IS1595 family transposase → MEIDEFYVNAGDKGIKKENSRKRGLKRKGRGTYKSERPPIITLYNRTDKRVLTSVETNLSKTKIWKMISEVNSDDLIVNTDEYTIYENLESHPKVFKHLTVNHASKEYSNGISHVNNCECFHSIIKPHLRKHRGISRRNLHLYVSFHTFIYNYKSNWFSKLLSLILCNDT
- a CDS encoding pentapeptide repeat-containing protein, with amino-acid sequence MFKIVEKNIRIRIVFEKNVNFRYSIFKGGIDFRCSTFEGEVDFWGSTFEGGVYFIFSTFKEGVYFIFSTFKEGVYFIFSTFKGGVYFWDSTFEEEVYFWGSKFKGEVDFSNSSFNIAKFEKSTFKSITKFTDISFGQLSFLETIFEDIVFFKKKEKDKDKGIVIFNLVNFKEPENTTFINFSLSKTSFLLTDVKDITIIAEAEKILDDYLLKFIKEEKELFDKFKNLLNDINELNNKKNYPFTNEKELQECENKLKEKNQELDELTNKIKEKIDKKYVNFDNTNQYKEFLRALVDIISPYLREETVLKEYRNIRKSFENNRTFVEASELFIYEMELMRKIVVPNYEKYKIIIWILIILISVSLLFGLYFTMMLTLLVISLLVISYIVAYLGITKYLLKIIKYLKELLEGISFDIYKITSNYGESITKPIIISLIFVLFVFPILLPNIDLKAFDSVGLYIYNHTPEPLKTTMAHYNELLGQTLRAFFQLGIDKDIINSTTNPIQKEQLQTLASYEWFIRIISLILLGSLFIAIKRRLERK
- a CDS encoding M56 family metallopeptidase, translated to MKDRKMLNEILSDTINELNLNDKKTNIKIKIKPLKRKIASISLTNKTIYINKNILPYLSDEEIKFILAHELLHLKYGKYHINEFEEELLFLFPNKEAILTNLINKLHQKNNNKE
- a CDS encoding nucleotidyltransferase domain-containing protein, with the translated sequence MNEEKAIKEFVNALKSKYKGRIKKIILFGSYARGDYTEESDIDILIVGDVDFDYVIDLCTKLLLKYGVVINAIIESEEVFNKKINWSFHRNVLEEGRALY